A portion of the Apus apus isolate bApuApu2 chromosome 3, bApuApu2.pri.cur, whole genome shotgun sequence genome contains these proteins:
- the EPHX1 gene encoding epoxide hydrolase 1 isoform X1 produces MLLEVFLVLGTVIIYFLLSKKKEETLPFKEGWWGKGQKPDTEEDTTIRPFKVETTEEDLSDLLRRLDQARFTEPLEDSCFHYGINSVYLRKVVSYWKKQFSWKKQVEVLNKYPQFKTKIQGIDIHFVHVKPRHLPEGQSAKPLLMVHGWPGSFYEFYKIIPLLTDPASHGLSDEHVFEVICPSIPGYGFSEAPHKKDFNSVSAASIFYELMLRLGFSEFYAQGGDWGWLICTNLAQIAPNHMKGLHLNLASVTNLGFTHLLSILLGRYFPRLFGFQEEDVRRMFPFLKKGLYRILLESGYAHIQATKPDTVGCGLNDSPVGLAAYILEKFSTWTDLEFRNLEDGGLERKFNLDDLLTNIMIYWMSGCIVSSMRFYKENMQKGIGTQKHEKLTVQVPTGIASFPNEVMHTPQAWARKKYTNIVSFHFMPRGGHFAALEEPELLADDILQFVGKVEKEQLWRKKE; encoded by the exons ATGCTGCTTGAAGTATTCCTGGTTCTGGGGACAGTCATAATTTACTTCTTACTTtccaagaagaaagaagagacacTGCCCTTCAAGGAGGGATGGTGGGGCAAGGGGCAAAAGCCTGATACAGAAGAAGATACAACTATTCGGCCATTTAAGGTGGAAACTACAGAAGAAGATCTGAGT GACTTACTTAGGAGACTTGACCAGGCTCGATTCACTGAGCCACTGGAGGACAGTTGCTTTCATTATGGGATTAACTCGGTATACCTCAGGAAGGTTGTCTCCTACTGGAAAAAACAGTTCAGTTGGAAGAAACAAGTTGAAGTCCTCAACAAGTACCCACAATTCAAAACTAAGATTCAAG gcATTGATATCCATTTTGTTCATGTAAAACCTCGTCATTTGCCTGAAGGCCAGTCTGCAAAGCCCTTATTAATGGTTCATGGTTGGCCTGGCTCATTTTATGAGTTTTACAAAATCATCCCTCTCCTGACGGATCCTGCCAGCCATGGTCTGAGTGATGAACACGTTTTTGAAGTAATTTGTCCATCTATTCCTGGTTATGGTTTCTCAGAAGCACCCCACAAAAAAG ACTTTAATTCTGTAAGTGCTGCTTCTATTTTTTATGAATTGATGCTCAGACTGGGATTCAGTGAATTCTACGCACAAGGTGGTGACTGGGGCTGGCTCATCTGCACCAATCTGGCCCAGATAGCTCCCAA ccATATGAAAGGTCTCCATTTAAATCTAGCTTCAGTTACGAACCTGGGATTCACTCACCTGCTCTCCATTCTGCTGGGCCGCTATTTTCCAAGGCTCTTCGGTTTTCAGGAGGAAGACGTGAGGCGGatgtttccctttttgaaaaaagGGCTCTACAGGATCTTGCTGGAGTCTGGCTACGCTCACATACAGGCTACAAAGCCTGATACTGTTg gCTGTGGTTTGAATGACTCTCCTGTAGGACTGGCTGCGTACATCTTGGAGAAGTTTTCCACATGGACTGATCTAGAATTCCGTAATTTAGAGGATGGAGGACTAGAGAG GAAGTTTAACCTGGATGACCTGCTCACCAATATCATGATCTACTGGATGTCAGGCTGTATAGTCTCCTCAATGCGTTTCTACAAAGAAAATATGCAGAAGGGGATAGgcacacagaaacatgaaaa GCTCACCGTACAAGTACCTACTGGTATTGCCTCCTTCCCTAATGAAGTCATGCACACACCCCAGGCTTGGGCCAGGAAGAAATACACCAACATAGTCTCCTTCCATTTCATGCCTCGAGGTGGCCACTTTGCAGCTTTGGAGGAACCTGAACTTCTTGCTGACGATATTCTGCAATTTGTTGGGAAAGTAGAGAAAGAGCAActgtggagaaagaaagagtaA
- the EPHX1 gene encoding epoxide hydrolase 1 isoform X2: MLLEVFLVLGTVIIYFLLSKKKEETLPFKEGWWGKGQKPDTEEDTTIRPFKVETTEEDLSDLLRRLDQARFTEPLEDSCFHYGINSVYLRKVVSYWKKQFSWKKQVEVLNKYPQFKTKIQGIDIHFVHVKPRHLPEGQSAKPLLMVHGWPGSFYEFYKIIPLLTDPASHGLSDEHVFEVICPSIPGYGFSEAPHKKDFNSVSAASIFYELMLRLGFSEFYAQGGDWGWLICTNLAQIAPNHMKGLHLNLASVTNLGFTHLLSILLGRYFPRLFGFQEEDVRRMFPFLKKGLYRILLESGYAHIQATKPDTVGCGLNDSPVGLAAYILEKFSTWTDLEFRNLEDGGLERKFNLDDLLTNIMIYWMSGCIVSSMRFYKENMQKGIGTQKHEK, encoded by the exons ATGCTGCTTGAAGTATTCCTGGTTCTGGGGACAGTCATAATTTACTTCTTACTTtccaagaagaaagaagagacacTGCCCTTCAAGGAGGGATGGTGGGGCAAGGGGCAAAAGCCTGATACAGAAGAAGATACAACTATTCGGCCATTTAAGGTGGAAACTACAGAAGAAGATCTGAGT GACTTACTTAGGAGACTTGACCAGGCTCGATTCACTGAGCCACTGGAGGACAGTTGCTTTCATTATGGGATTAACTCGGTATACCTCAGGAAGGTTGTCTCCTACTGGAAAAAACAGTTCAGTTGGAAGAAACAAGTTGAAGTCCTCAACAAGTACCCACAATTCAAAACTAAGATTCAAG gcATTGATATCCATTTTGTTCATGTAAAACCTCGTCATTTGCCTGAAGGCCAGTCTGCAAAGCCCTTATTAATGGTTCATGGTTGGCCTGGCTCATTTTATGAGTTTTACAAAATCATCCCTCTCCTGACGGATCCTGCCAGCCATGGTCTGAGTGATGAACACGTTTTTGAAGTAATTTGTCCATCTATTCCTGGTTATGGTTTCTCAGAAGCACCCCACAAAAAAG ACTTTAATTCTGTAAGTGCTGCTTCTATTTTTTATGAATTGATGCTCAGACTGGGATTCAGTGAATTCTACGCACAAGGTGGTGACTGGGGCTGGCTCATCTGCACCAATCTGGCCCAGATAGCTCCCAA ccATATGAAAGGTCTCCATTTAAATCTAGCTTCAGTTACGAACCTGGGATTCACTCACCTGCTCTCCATTCTGCTGGGCCGCTATTTTCCAAGGCTCTTCGGTTTTCAGGAGGAAGACGTGAGGCGGatgtttccctttttgaaaaaagGGCTCTACAGGATCTTGCTGGAGTCTGGCTACGCTCACATACAGGCTACAAAGCCTGATACTGTTg gCTGTGGTTTGAATGACTCTCCTGTAGGACTGGCTGCGTACATCTTGGAGAAGTTTTCCACATGGACTGATCTAGAATTCCGTAATTTAGAGGATGGAGGACTAGAGAG GAAGTTTAACCTGGATGACCTGCTCACCAATATCATGATCTACTGGATGTCAGGCTGTATAGTCTCCTCAATGCGTTTCTACAAAGAAAATATGCAGAAGGGGATAGgcacacagaaacatgaaaagtaa